In Primulina eburnea isolate SZY01 chromosome 14, ASM2296580v1, whole genome shotgun sequence, the following proteins share a genomic window:
- the LOC140812159 gene encoding uncharacterized protein: MTSMSLLLVGFLVFLSPDHNELMCVESDDGDGVLVMEQEELYGLFEVMGSLLEDPTWGEVHPLPCTDTPWPGVECELLQETSTFHITKVHVGPDDTTPPCKDSAKISESLLKLPYLKTLSLINCFTKSPVSLSEPLFSALPCLEHLALESNPSLYGEIPSTLSNLTSLKILCLSQNNMSGEIPKEIGSLVNLEELDLSHNRLTGSIPEEIGMLKSLSIWDFSWNSIQGMVPSSVGEMQFLEKIDLGSNKLQGRLPRELGKLKSLVLLDLSHNSLTGPMPENLLGLQQLQYLIMEGNPINTGIPSFIGDLNRLTMISFSGCGLTGSIPTIFSNLTNLTALYLDNNSLTGTVPQELGRLPNTDLLNLSRNQLTGELLFPQDFITRLGNKLDIRENNGLCTNQMAHKISSTFFQNPSCSSSIFPADSNKTWAGENPENSQDMKPTLYRGDMSSYSPGLDKKFVFFTSILLFRLLN, from the coding sequence ATGACTTCTATGTCTCTTCTACTTGTTGGCTTTCTCGTGTTTCTATCACCCGATCACAATGAATTGATGTGTGTGGAAAGTGATGATGGCGATGGGGTGCTGGTGATGGAACAGGAAGAGTTATACGGCCTTTTTGAGGTAATGGGTTCCCTGCTGGAAGACCCCACTTGGGGCGAGGTGCATCCTCTACCATGCACAGACACTCCCTGGCCTGGTGTGGAGTGTGAGCTTCTTCAAGAAACTTCAACCTTTCATATCACCAAAGTTCATGTCGGCCCCGATGATACCACCCCGCCGTGCAAAGATTCTGCTAAAATCTCAGAATCTCTCCTCAAATTGCCTTACCTGAAAACCCTTTCTTTGATAAACTGTTTCACTAAGTCACCTGTTTCTTTGAGCGAGCCACTCTTTAGTGCTTTGCCTTGTCTAGAGCATCTGGCGCTCGAGTCCAATCCAAGCCTTTATGGAGAAATCCCTTCCACTTTATCAAATCTCACAAGCCTGAAAATCCTGTGCCTCTCTCAGAACAATATGAGTGGTGAAATTCCTAAAGAAATAGGAAGTCTGGTTAACTTGGAGGAGCTTGATCTCAGTCACAACCGTTTGACTGGTTCGATCCCTGAAGAAATTGGAATGCTCAAAAGTTTAAGTATATGGGATTTTAGCTGGAATTCTATACAGGGAATGGTGCCTAGTTCAGTAGGTGAGATGCAgtttcttgaaaagattgattTGGGTTCCAACAAACTTCAAGGAAGACTGCCTCGAGAGTTAGGGAAATTGAAGAGCTTGGTTTTGCTGGATTTGAGTCATAACTCTTTGACAGGACCGATGCCTGAAAATTTATTAGGTTTGCAGCAGTTGCAATACCTAATAATGGAGGGAAACCCAATAAATACAGGCATCCCTTCATTTATTGGGGACCTAAATAGACTCACAATGATAAGCTTCTCAGGGTGTGGACTCACAGGCTCGATTCCAACCATATTTTCAAACTTAACAAATTTAACCGCCCTGTATCTGGATAACAACAGTTTAACCGGTACAGTGCCTCAAGAATTGGGGAGGCTACCGAACACGGATCTTCTAAATTTAAGCAGGAATCAGCTTACTGGGGAGCTGCTGTTTCCCCAAGACTTCATTACCAGACTCGGAAACAAGCTTGATATCAGAGAAAACAATGGATTGTGCACAAATCAAATGGCGCATAAAATCAGTTCAACATTCTTTCAGAACCCTTCTTGCTCAAGTTCAATATTTCCTGCAGATAGCAACAAAACCTGGGCTGGAGAAAACCCGGAGAA
- the LOC140811371 gene encoding uncharacterized protein has translation MATKFINPTESNSLNFHKFKKKPKISSPKSFWAFLLSLLLYVSVFYAFNLSTSTLLCTTKFWFFISNTLIFIIAADFGAFSSSKEAEFYEEYARYSNAMKATDRVPFPFQLQHPKIVEITLTENDQKEEDYEKPQEKIISMMCSSTTKNDYPHEPEENKPDISFFVQEKKANTENVLSENFETKKQEIINIPPVKNEAHAVKKRPRATSFRSNSATTVEIISKIDEKLVLKRTLSEGHEEPPRYEENDEYSRMSDEELNRRVEEFIRRFNRQIRLQASKSRQNFAVGNAPNLEY, from the coding sequence ATGGCCACCAAATTCATAAACCCTACAGAAAGTAATTCCCTGAATTTCCACAAGTTCAAAAAGAAACCCAAGATTTCCAGTCCGAAATCCTTCTGGGCTTTCCTGTTATCCCTTCTTCTTTACGTTTCCGTTTTCTACGCTTTCAATCTCTCAACTTCAACCCTTTTATGCACCACCAAATTCTGGTTCTTCATATCAAACACTCTTATCTTCATAATTGCAGCTGATTTTGGCGCATTTTCTTCGTCAAAAGAAGCTGAATTTTACGAAGAATACGCGAGGTACTCAAACGCCATGAAAGCCACCGATCGCGTCCCCTTTCCTTTCCAGCTCCAACACCCGAAAATTGTTGAAATAACATTAACGGAAAATGATCAGAAAGAAGAAGATTACGAAAAACCTCAAGAAAAGATAATAAGCATGATGTGCAGTAGCACTACAAAAAACGATTATCCTCATGAACCCGAGGAAAATAAACCCGATATCAGCTTCTTCGTCCAAGAAAAAAAGGCTAACACAGAAAACGTCCTGAGTGAAAATTTCGAGACGAAGAAGCAAGAAATAATCAACATTCCACCAGTTAAAAATGAAGCCCATGCAGTAAAGAAAAGGCCGAGAGCGACAAGTTTTCGAAGTAACTCCGCTACTACGGTAgaaataatatcaaaaatagATGAAAAGTTGGTTCTGAAGAGAACATTGTCAGAGGGACACGAGGAGCCACCGAGGTATGAAGAAAACGATGAGTATTCGAGGATGTCCGATGAAGAACTGAACAGAAGAGTGGAAGAATTTATTCGAAGGTTTAACAGACAGATCAGGCTTCAAGCATCCAAGAGCCGACAAAACTTTGCAGTAGGCAATGCACCAAATTTAGAATATTGA